A genomic segment from Bacteroidota bacterium encodes:
- a CDS encoding ATP-binding cassette domain-containing protein: protein MKLYFRILRYIKPYTGYAILNAGFNILFVVFSLFSLTMIAPFLDLLFLKNNDDYAARIAKGAPELKINISSLIDNFYYSLTEMIVDPNRGKVYTLVFICMLVVIMFFLKNLCRYLALYFIAPIRNNVVRDIRNEIYAKIIELPLSYYSEERKGDIMSRMTSDVHEIEWSIMKSLEAVFRDPISIIIFMVTLVIMSPQLTLFVFILLPIAGVLIASLGKSLKRTSVKSKDTLGELISTIEETISGLRIIKAFNADKPSRIRFASINQEYTKLMIRIYRKTDLSSPMSEFLGTCVMVVVMYFGGKLVLDDHPTLNASVFITYIAIFSQVIPPARSFTDAYYNIQKGIASAERIAKILDADITIQEAKDAKSIHTFSNCIEYKNVSFAYVRGDTGYALKNINLKIEKGKTIALVGQSGAGKSTLVDILPRFYDPSEGEVLIDGVPHTHYKITDLRGLMGNVTQESILFNDTVFNNIAFGIEHANEQDVIAAAKIANAHDFILQIEGGYQSNIGDRGSKLSGGQRQRLSIARAVLKNPPILILDEATSALDTESERLVQDALSNLMKNRTSLIIAHRLSTILHADEIIVMSKGEIIERGTHHELLAKNGAYKKLSDMQAFV, encoded by the coding sequence TTGAAACTCTATTTTCGCATACTTCGCTACATAAAACCATATACCGGTTATGCAATTCTAAATGCCGGTTTTAATATACTGTTTGTAGTATTTTCATTGTTTTCACTCACCATGATTGCCCCTTTTCTTGACTTATTGTTTTTGAAAAATAACGACGATTATGCTGCACGAATTGCGAAGGGAGCACCAGAATTAAAAATTAACATCAGCTCACTTATCGATAATTTTTATTATTCATTAACTGAAATGATTGTTGACCCCAACCGTGGAAAAGTATACACGCTAGTGTTTATTTGCATGTTGGTAGTAATCATGTTTTTTTTGAAAAATCTTTGTCGTTACCTCGCACTTTATTTTATTGCACCAATTCGAAACAATGTAGTACGTGATATTCGTAATGAAATTTATGCTAAAATTATTGAGCTTCCTTTATCGTATTATTCAGAAGAAAGAAAGGGCGATATTATGAGCCGCATGACCAGTGATGTGCATGAAATTGAATGGTCAATCATGAAATCGCTGGAGGCTGTATTTCGTGATCCCATCTCTATAATTATTTTCATGGTAACCTTGGTAATAATGAGTCCGCAACTTACTTTATTCGTATTTATATTGTTGCCAATTGCAGGGGTATTAATTGCCAGTTTGGGAAAAAGTTTGAAACGTACCTCTGTAAAGAGCAAAGATACCTTAGGTGAATTAATCTCAACAATCGAAGAAACTATTTCAGGCTTACGTATAATTAAAGCTTTTAATGCAGATAAACCTTCACGAATCAGGTTTGCATCCATCAATCAGGAATACACTAAACTGATGATTCGTATTTATCGCAAAACCGATTTAAGTTCACCCATGAGCGAGTTCCTTGGTACTTGTGTAATGGTGGTGGTAATGTACTTTGGTGGAAAGCTGGTGCTCGACGATCATCCTACATTAAATGCTTCAGTTTTTATAACTTATATCGCCATTTTCTCGCAAGTAATTCCTCCGGCTCGTTCATTTACCGATGCCTATTACAACATACAAAAGGGAATTGCTTCGGCTGAGCGAATCGCCAAAATTTTGGATGCCGATATAACTATTCAAGAGGCAAAGGATGCAAAATCAATACATACTTTTTCTAACTGTATTGAATATAAAAATGTGTCATTTGCCTATGTACGCGGAGACACAGGCTATGCATTAAAAAACATAAACCTTAAAATTGAAAAGGGAAAAACCATTGCATTGGTTGGTCAATCAGGAGCAGGTAAATCAACATTGGTTGATATTTTGCCACGATTTTATGATCCGAGCGAAGGAGAAGTGCTGATTGATGGAGTTCCACATACACACTATAAAATTACCGATTTGCGTGGATTAATGGGCAATGTAACGCAGGAGTCAATTTTATTTAACGATACTGTTTTTAATAATATTGCATTTGGAATAGAGCATGCGAATGAGCAAGATGTGATTGCTGCTGCGAAAATTGCAAATGCACATGATTTTATTTTGCAGATTGAAGGTGGCTATCAAAGCAATATTGGTGATAGAGGAAGTAAATTGAGTGGTGGCCAGCGACAACGATTAAGCATTGCAAGAGCAGTACTTAAAAACCCTCCAATATTAATTCTAGATGAGGCTACCTCAGCACTTGATACCGAATCTGAGCGCTTAGTGCAGGATGCTTTAAGTAATTTGATGAAAAATCGGACCTCCTTAATTATTGCACATCGATTATCAACCATTTTGCATGCCGATGAGATTATTGTGATGAGCAAGGGCGAAATTATTGAACGAGGAACACATCACGAATTGTTGGCTAAGAATGGAGCCTACAAAAAGCTGAGTGATATGCAGGCATTTGTGTAA
- a CDS encoding aldehyde dehydrogenase family protein: protein MAKKETPKLDFSKGWGSTFAPAPESTSHIQVKKQYDLFINGKWVKPESGKYFPTINPATEQVISTIAEANEKDVNKAVKAARDAYNKVWSKMPAKERAKYIYRIARTIQERAREFAVIETMDGGKSIRESRDIDVPLAANHFFYYAGWADKLEYAFPNRIPKPLGVAGQIIPWNFPLLMAAWKIAPALATGNTVVLKPAETTSLTALKLAEVIADCGLPEGVVNIVTGAGKTGAALVNHPDIDKIAFTGSTDVGKIIQRSIAGTSKKLTLELGGKAANIIFDDAPINQAVEGIVNGIFFNQGHVCCAGSRLFVQEGIADMVISKLKDRMETLIVGDPMDKNTDIGAINSKEQLAKINDYISIGKNEGAEFYQSSCAIPKKGFFCRPTLFLNASQSHRIVQEEIFGPVLAVQTFRTIEEVIEKANNIPYGLSAGVWTDKGSKIFNLTTKLRAGVVWANTYNKFDPTSPFGGYKESGFGREGGIHGLHSYVKF, encoded by the coding sequence ATGGCAAAAAAGGAAACACCAAAATTAGATTTCAGCAAAGGATGGGGAAGCACTTTCGCTCCTGCTCCTGAAAGCACAAGTCATATCCAAGTAAAAAAGCAGTACGACTTATTCATCAATGGAAAATGGGTCAAACCCGAATCAGGGAAATATTTTCCTACCATTAATCCCGCAACAGAGCAAGTTATTTCAACTATTGCCGAAGCAAATGAAAAGGATGTTAACAAAGCTGTGAAGGCGGCAAGAGATGCCTACAACAAGGTGTGGAGTAAGATGCCTGCTAAGGAACGCGCAAAGTATATTTACCGAATTGCACGCACCATACAAGAACGTGCAAGAGAGTTTGCAGTTATTGAAACCATGGATGGCGGGAAATCAATTCGCGAATCACGTGATATTGATGTACCATTGGCAGCGAACCACTTTTTTTATTATGCTGGTTGGGCCGACAAATTAGAGTATGCATTCCCTAATCGAATTCCTAAACCTTTAGGTGTAGCTGGTCAAATTATTCCTTGGAATTTTCCTTTATTAATGGCTGCCTGGAAGATTGCTCCGGCTCTGGCTACAGGAAATACAGTGGTGTTAAAACCGGCTGAAACCACATCGCTAACTGCTTTAAAATTAGCCGAAGTTATTGCCGATTGTGGCTTACCCGAAGGAGTTGTAAACATTGTAACCGGTGCCGGTAAAACTGGTGCCGCACTTGTTAATCATCCCGATATTGATAAAATTGCATTTACAGGAAGTACCGATGTGGGTAAAATAATTCAACGCTCCATTGCAGGAACATCCAAAAAACTTACACTTGAACTAGGCGGAAAAGCAGCGAACATTATTTTTGACGATGCTCCAATCAATCAAGCAGTAGAAGGTATCGTCAATGGAATCTTTTTTAATCAAGGACATGTTTGTTGCGCCGGTTCGCGATTGTTTGTGCAGGAAGGTATTGCCGACATGGTGATTAGCAAATTAAAAGATCGCATGGAAACACTCATTGTTGGTGATCCAATGGATAAAAATACCGACATAGGTGCTATTAATTCAAAAGAACAATTAGCGAAGATTAATGACTACATCAGCATTGGTAAAAATGAAGGAGCCGAATTTTATCAAAGTAGTTGCGCAATCCCTAAAAAGGGATTCTTCTGTCGCCCAACATTATTTTTAAATGCATCTCAATCGCATCGAATTGTACAAGAAGAAATTTTTGGGCCGGTACTGGCTGTTCAAACTTTCAGAACTATAGAAGAAGTGATTGAAAAAGCCAACAACATTCCTTATGGCTTATCAGCAGGTGTTTGGACTGACAAAGGGTCTAAGATTTTTAATTTAACTACTAAGCTTAGAGCCGGAGTAGTATGGGCCAACACTTATAACAAGTTTGATCCAACTTCACCTTTTGGAGGATACAAAGAAAGCGGATTTGGGCGTGAAGGTGGAATTCATGGTTTGCACAGTTATGTAAAATTTTAA
- the gmd gene encoding GDP-mannose 4,6-dehydratase produces MNKVALITGVTGQDGSYLAEFLLKKGYTVHGIKRRSSMFNTDRIDHLYKDQHEKKVNFFLHYGDLTDSTNLIRIVQEVKPDEIYNLAAQSHVKVSFETPEYTANSDALGTLRILEAIRILGLEKKTRFYQASTSELYGEVQEIPQRETTPFYPRSPYGVAKLYGFWIVKNYREAYGMFACNGILFNHESPVRGETFVTRKITRAVAKISLGLQEKVFMGNIDAERDWGHARDYVEGMWLMLQQDTADDFVLATGKKISVRSFIELSFKEVGIEIEWKGNAEKEKGINKANGKTLVEIDPKYYRPTEVDLLVGDASKAKEKLGWTPKLTVEELIKEMVKSDVELFKRDKYLLEGGHSVLNFHE; encoded by the coding sequence ATGAATAAAGTAGCATTAATAACGGGAGTAACTGGGCAAGATGGTTCTTATTTAGCCGAATTTCTTTTGAAAAAGGGATATACGGTTCATGGAATAAAAAGAAGAAGCTCCATGTTTAATACCGATCGTATCGATCATTTATACAAAGACCAACACGAAAAAAAGGTGAACTTTTTTTTACACTATGGCGATTTAACCGATTCTACCAATTTAATTCGAATAGTACAAGAAGTAAAACCGGATGAAATTTATAATTTGGCTGCGCAATCTCACGTAAAGGTTTCGTTTGAAACTCCAGAATATACAGCTAATTCCGACGCTTTGGGTACACTTCGTATTTTAGAAGCCATTCGTATTTTAGGGTTAGAAAAAAAGACTCGTTTTTATCAGGCAAGTACCTCCGAGTTATACGGTGAAGTGCAAGAAATACCGCAGCGAGAAACTACCCCTTTTTATCCACGAAGCCCTTATGGAGTCGCAAAGTTATATGGCTTTTGGATTGTAAAAAATTACCGTGAAGCTTATGGTATGTTTGCTTGTAATGGAATTTTATTTAATCACGAAAGTCCGGTGCGTGGTGAAACCTTTGTTACACGCAAAATTACACGTGCTGTTGCGAAAATAAGTTTAGGATTGCAAGAAAAGGTATTTATGGGAAACATAGATGCAGAGCGCGATTGGGGACATGCACGCGATTATGTTGAAGGCATGTGGTTAATGCTACAACAAGATACAGCCGACGATTTTGTTTTGGCTACCGGTAAAAAAATATCGGTTCGTTCCTTTATAGAATTATCCTTTAAAGAAGTAGGAATTGAAATTGAATGGAAAGGTAATGCCGAGAAGGAAAAGGGAATCAATAAAGCAAACGGAAAAACACTCGTTGAAATTGATCCTAAATATTATCGACCTACCGAAGTTGATTTATTGGTAGGTGATGCTTCCAAAGCAAAAGAAAAACTCGGCTGGACACCAAAACTAACCGTTGAAGAATTAATCAAAGAAATGGTAAAATCGGATGTGGAGCTGTTCAAACGAGATAAGTATTTGTTGGAGGGCGGACATAGTGTATTAAACTTTCACGAATAA
- a CDS encoding GDP-L-fucose synthase — protein sequence MNSNSKIFIAGHNGMVGSAILRRLTAEGFSNFVVRSSKELDLRNQQQVTDFFASEKPEFVFLAAAKVGGIVANNTYRGAFLYENLMIQNNVIHAAYLNGVKKLMFLGSSCIYPKLAPQPLKEEYLLTGLLEPTNEPYAIAKIAGIKMCDAYRSQYGCNFISVMPTNLYGPNDNYDLNNSHVLPALLRKFHTAKVENKATVEIWGSGSPMREFLHVDDLAEACYYLMQNYNEAGLVNIGVGEDISIKDLALLIKKIVGYSGELKFDASKPDGTPRKLMDVSKLHAFGWKHKIGLEDGIKNVYQAALPIFNAEVVQP from the coding sequence ATGAATAGTAACTCAAAAATATTTATAGCCGGGCATAATGGGATGGTAGGGTCTGCTATTTTGAGACGCCTTACAGCAGAAGGATTTTCCAATTTTGTAGTTCGAAGTTCAAAAGAACTCGACTTAAGAAATCAACAACAAGTAACTGATTTTTTCGCTAGTGAAAAGCCTGAATTTGTTTTTTTAGCTGCTGCTAAAGTAGGCGGTATTGTGGCGAACAACACCTATCGTGGAGCATTTTTGTATGAGAACTTAATGATTCAAAATAACGTGATTCATGCTGCCTATTTAAATGGAGTAAAAAAATTAATGTTTCTTGGATCATCCTGTATCTATCCAAAGTTAGCCCCTCAGCCGCTTAAAGAAGAGTACCTTCTAACCGGATTGCTGGAGCCAACCAATGAACCATACGCTATTGCAAAAATCGCTGGTATTAAAATGTGCGACGCTTATCGTAGTCAGTACGGATGTAATTTTATTTCGGTAATGCCAACCAATTTATATGGTCCTAACGACAATTACGATTTAAACAATTCACATGTGCTGCCAGCATTGTTGCGAAAGTTCCACACTGCGAAAGTTGAGAATAAGGCTACTGTTGAAATTTGGGGAAGTGGTAGCCCAATGCGTGAATTTTTGCACGTAGATGATTTAGCAGAAGCTTGTTATTATTTGATGCAAAATTACAATGAAGCAGGTTTAGTAAATATTGGAGTAGGAGAGGATATAAGTATTAAGGATCTTGCACTTTTGATTAAGAAAATTGTTGGATATTCAGGAGAATTAAAATTTGATGCATCTAAACCTGATGGCACACCCCGTAAATTAATGGATGTAAGCAAACTGCACGCATTCGGTTGGAAACACAAAATTGGGTTAGAAGATGGAATTAAAAATGTGTATCAAGCTGCGCTTCCAATTTTTAATGCCGAAGTTGTTCAACCCTAG
- the purB gene encoding adenylosuccinate lyase produces MNDSLLTAISPIDGRYSGKTHELANYFSEFALIKYRVKVEIEYFIALCELPLPQLSKVNKDLFPQLREIANSFSIADAGRIKSIEKTTNHDVKAVEYFVKEKFEVLQLGQYKEFIHFGLTSQDINNTAVPLSVKDALTEIYYPLLQKIEQHLINCSTNFAEVTLLARTHGQPASPTRLGKEFYVFVERLQNQFQLLKSIPHAAKFGGATGNFNAHHFAYPSIDWKKFADNFVEKSLGLKRSQYTTQIEHYDYFAATCDSLKRINTILIDLNRDIWAYISMDYFKQKIKEGEVGSSAMPHKVNPIDFENSEGNLGIANALFEHLSAKLPISRLQRDLTDSTVLRNVGVPFAHSVIAFKSLVQGLDKLVLNKARIDQDLEDNWAVVAEAIQTILRRENYPNPYETLKELTRTHQKLNAQSFADFIDSLKVSAEVKQELKGISPHNYTGI; encoded by the coding sequence AATTAGCCAATTATTTTTCTGAATTTGCGCTTATTAAATATAGGGTAAAGGTAGAAATCGAATACTTTATTGCCCTTTGCGAGCTTCCTTTGCCACAACTTTCAAAAGTTAATAAAGACCTATTTCCACAACTTCGTGAAATAGCTAATAGTTTTTCTATTGCCGACGCAGGGAGAATAAAATCTATTGAGAAAACTACCAACCACGATGTTAAAGCTGTGGAATATTTTGTCAAGGAAAAATTTGAAGTTCTCCAACTTGGACAATACAAAGAATTTATACATTTTGGTTTAACTTCTCAAGACATTAACAATACTGCTGTTCCGCTATCTGTAAAGGATGCGTTGACAGAAATTTATTATCCTTTGTTACAAAAGATTGAGCAGCATTTAATCAACTGTTCAACCAATTTTGCTGAAGTTACATTGCTTGCTCGAACGCATGGTCAGCCGGCTTCACCTACGCGCTTGGGTAAAGAGTTTTATGTGTTTGTTGAGCGATTACAAAATCAATTTCAATTATTGAAATCGATTCCACATGCAGCTAAATTTGGGGGTGCTACCGGAAATTTTAATGCACACCACTTTGCCTATCCTTCCATTGATTGGAAAAAATTTGCAGATAATTTTGTTGAAAAAAGCCTTGGATTGAAGCGTTCGCAGTATACCACACAAATTGAACATTACGATTACTTTGCTGCAACTTGTGATTCGCTCAAACGCATTAATACCATACTTATTGATTTGAATCGAGATATTTGGGCTTATATTTCAATGGATTATTTTAAACAAAAAATCAAGGAAGGCGAAGTTGGCTCATCAGCAATGCCGCATAAAGTTAACCCGATAGACTTCGAAAACTCTGAAGGTAATTTAGGTATTGCAAATGCACTTTTTGAACACCTTTCTGCAAAGCTTCCAATTTCACGTTTACAGCGAGATTTAACTGATTCAACTGTATTGAGAAATGTAGGTGTTCCTTTTGCTCACAGTGTAATTGCGTTTAAATCATTAGTACAAGGGTTAGACAAATTAGTACTAAACAAAGCCAGAATCGATCAGGATTTAGAAGATAATTGGGCAGTTGTTGCTGAAGCAATTCAAACAATTTTGCGACGTGAAAATTATCCTAATCCATACGAAACACTCAAGGAACTTACACGAACGCATCAAAAGCTGAATGCTCAAAGTTTCGCTGATTTTATCGATTCACTAAAAGTGAGTGCTGAAGTGAAACAAGAATTAAAAGGCATTAGTCCGCACAACTATACAGGAATTTAA
- the deoC gene encoding deoxyribose-phosphate aldolase, which translates to MTYPDFNKTVTVDQVGIEERCARFQARSIKKETKVEGLKLALNMIDLTTLEGKDTEGKVRQMCYKAVHLHDVYPGLPTVAAVCVYPTFVKTAKEALKTSGVKVASVATAFPSGQSTRAIKIADTKFAVENGADEVDMVISRGEFLKGNYNFVFDEIAAIKEACGKARLKVIFETGEISTLDNVRKASEIAIYAGADFIKTSTGKISPAATMPVTLVMLETIRDYYYQTGIMVGMKPAGGISTAKSALHYLIMLRETLGNAWLSNEWFRFGASSLANDVLMQLMKEKTGLYQSADYFSKD; encoded by the coding sequence ATGACCTATCCCGATTTTAATAAAACAGTTACGGTCGATCAAGTTGGTATTGAGGAAAGATGCGCCCGTTTTCAGGCAAGAAGCATTAAAAAGGAAACCAAAGTAGAAGGTTTGAAGTTAGCACTGAACATGATTGATCTCACCACACTGGAAGGTAAAGATACTGAAGGTAAGGTGCGCCAAATGTGCTACAAGGCGGTTCACTTGCACGATGTTTATCCCGGATTACCTACAGTAGCTGCAGTTTGTGTTTACCCTACTTTTGTTAAAACAGCTAAGGAAGCGCTAAAGACTAGTGGTGTAAAAGTAGCGTCTGTTGCAACTGCATTTCCAAGTGGTCAGTCAACACGTGCTATTAAAATTGCCGACACAAAGTTTGCTGTTGAAAATGGTGCGGATGAAGTAGACATGGTGATATCGCGAGGTGAATTTTTAAAAGGGAATTATAATTTCGTTTTCGATGAAATAGCTGCTATTAAAGAGGCGTGTGGCAAAGCCAGATTGAAAGTAATTTTCGAAACCGGTGAAATTTCGACCCTTGACAATGTGCGGAAAGCTAGTGAAATTGCGATTTATGCTGGGGCAGATTTTATTAAAACATCCACCGGAAAAATTTCGCCTGCTGCCACCATGCCGGTAACTTTGGTAATGCTCGAAACAATTCGCGATTATTATTATCAAACAGGTATAATGGTTGGAATGAAGCCTGCCGGTGGAATATCAACCGCCAAAAGTGCACTTCATTACTTGATTATGCTTCGCGAAACTTTAGGCAATGCCTGGCTTTCGAATGAATGGTTTCGATTTGGAGCAAGCAGTTTAGCCAACGATGTGTTAATGCAATTGATGAAAGAAAAAACAGGTCTTTATCAAAGTGCCGATTATTTTTCTAAAGATTAA
- a CDS encoding metallophosphoesterase family protein encodes MKKIALLSDTHGYLDSAIPKYLESVDEIWHAGDIGSLQVTDELQKIKPVKAVYGNIDGQDVRRVHPLHQRFLCEEVDVWITHIGGYPGHYAPAIKQQIQLQPPQLFICGHSHILKVVFDKKLNVLHMNPGACGNHGFHKVKTLLRFTIHGTKISDLEIIELGNRA; translated from the coding sequence GTGAAAAAAATTGCATTGCTTTCAGATACCCATGGATACCTCGATTCAGCGATACCTAAATACCTCGAATCGGTGGATGAAATATGGCATGCCGGCGATATTGGCTCATTACAAGTAACAGATGAATTGCAAAAAATAAAACCGGTAAAGGCTGTTTACGGTAATATTGATGGGCAAGATGTTCGACGCGTTCATCCTTTGCATCAGCGCTTTTTATGTGAAGAAGTAGATGTTTGGATTACTCATATTGGCGGTTACCCGGGACATTATGCTCCAGCAATTAAACAACAAATACAATTACAACCTCCACAATTATTTATTTGTGGACATTCGCATATTTTGAAAGTAGTGTTCGATAAAAAATTAAATGTTTTGCACATGAATCCGGGAGCATGCGGTAATCATGGCTTTCATAAGGTTAAAACCTTACTTCGATTCACCATTCATGGTACCAAAATAAGTGACCTCGAAATTATAGAACTAGGAAATCGTGCTTAG
- a CDS encoding undecaprenyl/decaprenyl-phosphate alpha-N-acetylglucosaminyl 1-phosphate transferase — protein sequence MGGIMIYAGTLFSWSLWFPEHTIIIYNYIIATSLVLFFVGIKDDIFGTAAIKKLIAHLLVAMILVLMANVRITSLHGIFGVEAIPEWASIFLSIFTIIVIVNAFNLIDGVDGLAGSIGLIAALSFAVWFHMAGDTPMAVLAVALAGGLLGFLWFNFSPAKIFMGDSGSLVIGMFFAIMSIRLVEFDQARLFAPLSDISRPVFAIAVLIFPLFDTMRVFIIRLSKGISPFTADRNHLHHRLLDLGLSHRQTVYVLCTINALIIVLAIASRHYGANISFGMVMLFSILLFVAPYFIKSKAN from the coding sequence ATGGGAGGCATTATGATTTATGCGGGTACACTTTTTTCATGGTCTCTTTGGTTTCCTGAACACACTATTATTATTTATAATTACATTATTGCTACTTCTCTTGTACTTTTTTTTGTTGGAATTAAAGACGATATTTTTGGTACAGCTGCAATAAAAAAGTTAATTGCCCATTTGCTTGTTGCCATGATATTGGTACTTATGGCTAATGTGCGTATTACCAGTCTACACGGTATTTTTGGTGTTGAAGCAATTCCTGAATGGGCCAGTATTTTTCTTTCAATTTTTACCATCATTGTAATTGTAAATGCGTTTAATCTTATTGATGGGGTCGATGGCTTAGCAGGAAGTATAGGACTCATAGCAGCATTATCATTTGCAGTTTGGTTTCACATGGCAGGCGATACACCTATGGCTGTATTAGCGGTGGCATTGGCTGGTGGATTGTTAGGCTTTTTATGGTTTAACTTTTCGCCTGCAAAAATATTTATGGGCGATAGTGGTTCTTTGGTAATTGGGATGTTTTTTGCCATCATGTCGATTCGTTTGGTTGAATTTGATCAAGCTCGATTATTTGCTCCGCTCTCTGATATTTCTCGGCCTGTTTTTGCTATCGCAGTATTAATTTTTCCGTTGTTTGATACGATGCGCGTTTTTATTATTCGATTAAGCAAAGGAATTTCACCATTTACTGCCGATCGCAACCATTTGCACCATCGTTTACTCGATTTAGGACTATCACATCGCCAAACTGTTTATGTACTTTGTACAATCAATGCGTTGATTATTGTATTGGCGATAGCTTCACGACATTACGGAGCAAATATTTCATTCGGAATGGTGATGTTATTTTCAATTCTATTGTTTGTAGCACCTTACTTTATTAAATCTAAAGCTAACTAA
- a CDS encoding DUF4293 domain-containing protein, with product MIQRIQSIFLTAVILCSILLYFTAIAGINTSQEFYNFSIWGLINESSNPKTEVVATMILWLLNSGILVLSVFILFQFKKRNLQIRMARMLVFIQALLLVAIFYYFDKSEKLLISQTTMSISADQVQYALGALLPIISILFTLLSIYFIKKDEELVRSADRLR from the coding sequence ATGATTCAACGTATACAATCAATTTTTTTAACAGCAGTTATTCTGTGCAGTATTCTACTTTATTTTACAGCCATTGCTGGAATTAATACATCGCAAGAATTTTACAATTTTAGTATTTGGGGATTAATTAATGAAAGCTCAAATCCAAAAACTGAAGTAGTAGCAACTATGATTTTATGGTTGCTAAATTCAGGTATACTGGTTCTTTCGGTATTTATTCTGTTTCAATTTAAGAAGCGAAATTTACAAATACGAATGGCGCGCATGTTAGTATTTATACAAGCGCTTTTGTTGGTTGCTATATTTTATTATTTCGATAAATCCGAAAAACTACTTATTTCGCAAACTACAATGTCAATTTCTGCAGATCAGGTTCAATATGCTCTGGGTGCATTATTGCCCATAATTTCAATTTTATTTACGCTACTTTCAATCTATTTTATAAAAAAGGATGAAGAACTTGTACGTTCGGCCGATCGTTTGCGCTAA
- a CDS encoding aldehyde dehydrogenase family protein: MSRLEIIKTYKIYIGGQFPRTESGRYYPLKNKSGKVLANICLSSRKDFRNAVVAARAAFGAWSSKSGLNRSQILYRIAEMLEGRRTQFIQELQLQGSSVKAAEEEVNLSIDRLVYYAGWCDKYQQLFSSVNPVASSHFNFSVPEPSGVVAILAPQENSLIGLVSAIAPVIAGGNTCIALASENYPLCAVTFAEVINSSDVPGGVVNILTGTAAELNAHFASHMDVNAVVYYGSNEAQTKLIQENAVANVKRVFIHNKANSLDEKAQGPYHIFDLQEIKTTWHPIENIGAAKAGY; encoded by the coding sequence ATGTCACGTTTGGAAATAATCAAAACATATAAAATTTATATAGGAGGGCAGTTTCCTCGAACTGAATCTGGACGCTATTATCCATTAAAAAATAAGTCTGGAAAAGTGCTTGCGAATATATGCTTGTCTTCGCGAAAGGACTTTCGTAATGCTGTAGTTGCTGCACGTGCAGCATTTGGAGCTTGGAGTTCAAAGTCTGGCTTAAATCGTAGCCAAATACTTTATCGCATTGCTGAAATGTTAGAAGGCCGAAGAACACAATTTATTCAGGAATTACAGCTTCAGGGAAGCAGTGTGAAAGCTGCTGAAGAGGAAGTGAATTTATCCATCGATCGATTGGTCTATTATGCTGGATGGTGTGATAAGTATCAACAACTGTTTAGCTCTGTAAATCCGGTTGCTTCTTCCCATTTTAATTTTTCAGTACCAGAGCCAAGCGGCGTAGTTGCAATACTGGCGCCTCAGGAAAATTCGTTGATAGGATTAGTATCTGCAATTGCTCCTGTTATAGCAGGAGGTAACACCTGTATTGCTTTGGCTTCTGAAAATTATCCCTTGTGTGCTGTTACTTTTGCAGAAGTAATTAATTCGAGTGATGTTCCGGGTGGTGTAGTAAATATTTTAACCGGCACTGCCGCTGAATTAAATGCGCATTTTGCCTCACACATGGATGTTAACGCAGTGGTTTATTATGGTAGCAACGAAGCACAAACCAAATTAATACAGGAAAATGCAGTGGCTAATGTAAAGCGAGTATTCATTCATAACAAAGCAAACTCACTAGATGAAAAAGCGCAGGGACCCTATCATATTTTCGACCTTCAAGAAATAAAAACAACCTGGCATCCAATTGAAAATATTGGCGCGGCTAAGGCAGGATATTAA